One Triticum dicoccoides isolate Atlit2015 ecotype Zavitan chromosome 5B, WEW_v2.0, whole genome shotgun sequence genomic window carries:
- the LOC119305117 gene encoding uncharacterized protein LOC119305117 — MDGNKKLVTAAEKTIPATVQRASRWALYNACFTVGHAVTYALLQSSFALRCVQWTDAKAAQESALCLWMLRCAVLQAAAAALALHLSCRRRWVRHALAYLALVVAFVGHCMYVAAVRLLLAADCPGYVLLRILCTAYIAFFLWGDLLYFLGLLLGGDN; from the exons ATGGACGGCAACAAGAAGCTTGTGACCGCGGCCGAGAAGACCATTCCAGCTACCGTCCAGCGGGCCAGCAGATGGGCGCTCTACAACGCCTGCTTCACCGTGGGCCACGCGGTCACCTACGCACTCCTCCAG TCCTCCTTCGCCCTGCGGTGCGTCCAGTGGACGGACGCCAAGGCCGCCCAGGAGAGCGCCCTCTGTCTCTGGATGCTGCGCTGCGCCGTACTCCAGGCGGCCGCGGCGGCGCTGGCGCTGCACCTGTCGTGCCGCCGCCGCTGGGTCCGCCACGCCCTGGCCTACCTCGCGCTCGTGGTCGCCTTCGTCGGCCACTGCATGTACGTCGCCGCcgtccgcctcctcctcgccgctgACTGCCCTGGATACGTCTTGCTCAGGATCTTGTGCACCGCGTACATTGCCTTCTTCCTATGGGGCGACCTGCTCTACTTCCTTGGCCTCCTCCTGGGAGGTGACAACTGA